From a single Nostoc sp. MS1 genomic region:
- a CDS encoding LemA family protein, giving the protein MNNADKRIPEEIAPEVLELASRYYAQQSQSYSPGELIAAGKEVNIPPELIQQAIQEVQAKHQQQLEKQKQLAHLRQRLLIFGAGIVAALTVWTAWTYNSLQSSSTRVEAAWAQVENQLQRRADLIPNLVNVTQAYAKQEKDLISLLVQSRQAYVQAATPEQKANAIAQINQAIALFQNYAAANNQLSSSQLFINLQYELAGTENRIAVERMRYNQAVQAYNREIQNFPNSLVANTFGFDKHKFFQANNTQVPKILP; this is encoded by the coding sequence ATGAATAATGCAGACAAGAGAATCCCCGAAGAGATTGCCCCGGAGGTGCTAGAGTTAGCCTCACGCTACTACGCGCAGCAAAGTCAAAGTTATTCCCCTGGTGAATTAATAGCAGCCGGAAAAGAAGTTAATATTCCGCCGGAGTTGATTCAGCAAGCCATCCAAGAAGTCCAAGCAAAACATCAGCAACAACTTGAGAAACAAAAGCAATTAGCCCACCTACGCCAAAGACTACTTATCTTTGGTGCAGGTATAGTTGCCGCTTTAACAGTCTGGACTGCTTGGACTTATAATTCTCTACAGAGTAGTAGTACCAGAGTAGAAGCTGCTTGGGCGCAAGTGGAAAACCAACTCCAGCGCCGTGCTGATTTGATACCCAACTTAGTCAATGTGACACAAGCTTACGCCAAACAGGAGAAAGATTTAATCTCTTTATTGGTGCAGTCACGACAGGCTTATGTGCAAGCAGCCACCCCAGAACAAAAAGCTAATGCGATCGCGCAAATTAATCAAGCGATCGCCCTTTTTCAAAACTATGCTGCTGCTAATAATCAATTAAGTTCCAGCCAGTTGTTTATCAATCTGCAATACGAACTAGCCGGGACTGAAAATCGCATTGCTGTAGAACGGATGCGTTACAACCAAGCAGTACAAGCATATAATCGAGAGATTCAAAATTTCCCTAACTCATTGGTAGCTAATACTTTCGGTTTTGACAAGCATAAATTCTTCCAAGCTAATAATACCCAAGTTCCTAAAATCCTGCCTTAA
- a CDS encoding TPM domain-containing protein, translating into MQFNLLKPKQILAVGLFSSVLFLSPLSSLALTVQEVPNPRQRGVWVTDMAGILNNETESQINQLISQLEAKNGTEMTVVTVPKTSPADSPKAFATQLFNYWGVGKKGKDNGVLFLISVSDRRVEIETGYGVEAILPDAKVGDIIDSQIIPRFKKKDFAGGTLAGTKALVVILESERSPTVGVSPSPTVSETRSPLTSNPQTSQPENNSNPWVFVAVVGASILGVGGAATYLGRKKKILIPPSGRTRRKQGNYSFCCADCQQPMVKVDAATVEEHLNKVEKIAQNLGSVSFNGWKCPSCSEKLTDTGFNIVALESRSSRFRRCPHCEELTVTRTETTVVSPTQYNVGKRLITDKCHSCAYHKKIEEVIPRLPPPPPPSSGSWGGGSSSGGGFSGGGGGGFGGGSSGGGGAGGSW; encoded by the coding sequence ATGCAATTTAATTTATTAAAACCAAAACAGATTTTGGCAGTGGGTTTATTCTCCTCTGTCTTGTTTCTTTCTCCTCTTTCTAGCTTGGCTTTGACTGTCCAAGAAGTTCCCAATCCTCGACAGCGTGGTGTTTGGGTAACTGATATGGCAGGCATCCTCAATAATGAAACTGAAAGCCAAATTAATCAACTCATTTCTCAACTTGAGGCGAAAAACGGCACAGAAATGACAGTGGTAACAGTGCCAAAAACTTCTCCGGCTGATAGTCCCAAAGCATTTGCCACCCAACTGTTCAATTATTGGGGAGTTGGAAAGAAAGGTAAAGATAATGGCGTATTATTCTTAATTTCTGTTAGCGATCGCCGTGTCGAAATTGAAACAGGTTACGGTGTAGAAGCAATTTTACCCGATGCGAAAGTAGGCGATATTATTGATAGTCAAATTATCCCGCGATTCAAAAAAAAGGATTTTGCAGGTGGTACACTGGCGGGAACTAAAGCCTTAGTAGTTATTCTAGAATCTGAGCGATCACCTACGGTGGGCGTTTCGCCATCGCCTACGGTGAGCGAAACGCGATCGCCACTCACCTCCAACCCCCAAACCTCTCAACCGGAAAATAACTCCAACCCTTGGGTATTCGTAGCCGTTGTAGGCGCATCTATACTAGGAGTTGGCGGTGCGGCTACTTATTTAGGAAGGAAAAAGAAAATTCTCATTCCTCCTTCAGGACGTACAAGGAGAAAACAAGGCAATTACAGCTTTTGCTGTGCTGATTGTCAACAACCAATGGTAAAAGTAGATGCAGCTACAGTTGAGGAACACCTGAACAAAGTCGAAAAAATAGCACAAAATTTAGGTAGTGTCAGCTTTAACGGATGGAAATGTCCAAGCTGTAGCGAGAAACTCACAGACACAGGCTTTAATATAGTTGCCTTAGAATCCCGTTCATCTCGATTTAGGCGATGTCCTCATTGTGAGGAACTGACTGTTACCCGCACTGAAACAACCGTCGTTAGCCCCACACAATACAATGTTGGCAAAAGATTAATAACTGATAAATGTCATAGTTGTGCCTATCACAAAAAAATAGAGGAAGTAATTCCGCGCTTACCACCTCCCCCACCTCCTAGTTCTGGTAGCTGGGGTGGTGGTAGTTCTAGTGGTGGTGGTTTTAGTGGAGGCGGCGGCGGTGGTTTTGGTGGTGGAAGTAGCGGCGGCGGTGGTGCTGGTGGTAGTTGGTAG
- a CDS encoding DUF4336 domain-containing protein → MRNDTLEQINYRDWSWSYWFTLPLYPYGKRRTLRQEVIKNTIWTFDQIQGVFYVVVPIRMTVVKLEKGGLLVYAPVAPTPECIRLVNELVAEHGDVKYIILPTISGLEHKVFVGPFARCFPQAQVFVSPNQWSFPLNLPLSWLGLPRKRTHILPEDSSLVPFADEFDYAILDTIDLGPGKFAEVAFFHKRSHTLLVTDSIVSVSADPPAIVQLDPYPLLFHAKDKASDIVADNQANRRKGWERITLFALYFRPSALEVPSWGEVWKEALKAPERSYRAYFGLFPFKWQPDWRRSFTALHGDGRLFVAPVLQTLILNRAPRETINWADKVASWDFQWIIPCHFDAPIKAEPHQFRQAFSFLEKQMAAGSLSTSTYPLPEKDFQLLQEINSGLSKSRIVPPAKGQV, encoded by the coding sequence GTGCGGAATGATACGTTGGAACAAATTAATTATAGAGACTGGTCATGGTCTTACTGGTTTACTTTGCCACTGTATCCATACGGTAAACGACGGACACTCAGACAAGAGGTAATTAAAAATACTATTTGGACTTTCGACCAGATACAGGGAGTTTTTTACGTAGTTGTCCCTATTCGCATGACTGTAGTCAAATTGGAGAAGGGAGGACTACTAGTATATGCACCTGTTGCGCCTACACCTGAATGTATTCGCTTGGTTAATGAGTTGGTAGCAGAACACGGTGATGTGAAATATATCATTCTGCCAACTATTTCTGGACTGGAACACAAGGTATTTGTCGGCCCCTTCGCTAGATGTTTTCCCCAAGCACAGGTATTTGTCTCCCCAAATCAATGGAGTTTTCCTCTTAATCTTCCCCTCAGTTGGTTGGGTTTACCTCGTAAACGCACTCATATACTCCCAGAGGATAGTAGCCTAGTTCCCTTTGCTGATGAGTTTGACTACGCAATTTTAGATACAATTGACCTTGGCCCTGGTAAGTTTGCAGAGGTAGCATTTTTCCATAAGCGATCGCATACTCTGCTTGTAACCGATTCTATCGTGTCTGTATCCGCAGATCCACCAGCGATTGTCCAGTTAGACCCCTATCCCTTACTATTCCACGCTAAAGATAAAGCCTCAGATATCGTTGCAGATAATCAAGCCAACCGTCGCAAGGGATGGGAACGTATAACATTATTTGCCTTATATTTCCGTCCCAGCGCCTTAGAAGTACCTAGTTGGGGCGAAGTATGGAAGGAAGCCTTAAAAGCGCCAGAACGCTCTTATAGAGCTTATTTTGGCTTATTTCCGTTTAAATGGCAACCAGATTGGCGGCGATCGTTTACAGCTTTGCATGGTGATGGACGCTTATTTGTCGCGCCAGTGCTTCAAACTTTGATTCTTAACCGCGCACCCAGAGAAACTATTAATTGGGCTGATAAGGTAGCAAGTTGGGATTTCCAATGGATTATTCCTTGCCATTTTGATGCCCCAATTAAAGCAGAACCCCATCAATTCCGCCAAGCATTCTCCTTTTTAGAAAAGCAGATGGCTGCGGGTAGCTTAAGTACTAGCACTTATCCTTTACCAGAAAAAGATTTTCAACTGTTGCAAGAAATTAATAGTGGTTTATCTAAAAGTAGGATTGTACCACCCGCGAAA